The sequence GTACACAGCCAACTGAATGGTGCTTTGGAAAGCCTGCCAGAATGCCTGTGCTCaacatcaaggagcatggaggagtccagcgacAACTtgacacagggctttgcacagagcttagagcccatcctttccagcatggaatgggtgggtcacctccatcagcacacctatGAAACACACCATGATGCAacatctgatggccaatgtctcagcttccattgcagcacaaacaactTCCACTGCATTGCAgacagcttccatcaaaggtctgagtgtTGCAGTGGAAACTCAGATtgttgccatcatggctctggataccattGTTCAAAAGGAACTGCCAGGACATTGCAGCACTCCAGCAATTTGTTCTCCAACAGATgaataggattgctgaggcaccgctCCGGGTGAATGTCAGTGGCTCGATGGAGCACAAACCTGTTGGTCCTCTCTCAGGATTACAGCTTTTCTGCTCCCACCCCAGCCACtcagccagtgcccttgctgttgtctgtcagctagctaacccagactgctgcagcccaggccgagctggtcaccctccaaggccatctgcagcctcctcaattgaaggtcagcagctctccaccacccatgctgcagcaCCTCGTCGGAGTGCTAGGATAAGAAACcctgtagactattcaaactttagccaGATATATGAAAGCTCCAAAAATACATACAATCACACCAGCAGCCAGAACAAATAATCCAGCAACTTACTTGTAGGTAGTTCATGATACCTATAAATAGCGCTGGTAGGGATTTCTTCATTATGTTTAATGTCATGTTCAGTTGTGCGAGGTTAAGATGGAGCGTGGGTTGAAGCATGGAGtttgaaaatggcagcgctggtgtcaaatcagcgttgcacactgattgacgtcataatTTGCCTGCACTGCATGCTGCTGGCAGTCGTTAGGAGTGCACGTGCTAAcctctttaccaagatggcatcttatGCACTTCCTGTCAGAAGTGCACGCGTGAATCTCAGACATAATTTTCAAATGTTAGGTAGGTACATTGCGCCTAAAAACGGGCACTACAGAGCCAAATTTATCACCCAGTGAATTCCTACATTAACTTCTGCCTATAATGTAAATGATTAGTAAGAGTATATTTCAAACCCTGAGACATATAAAATAGCTTGTAGGTATTAGCATCCAGATAAAATTAAGATTTTCAGTTTCCCCTATTGTGTATTCACTGTATGCTGGGTGTTCCTCATTATTTTTTTAAGGCATATAACGGAGCATGAATGGTTTGATGTATGATTACAGCAGCAGAGGGTGGGGTGTACATGCTTGATGACAGCTGACCTTTACTTCAGATGGGAAATCTTCCTTTTTCACCAGTCCAGTGGCTGCTGCGATGTTCCCAGCTCCATCCACTGTCTTCTGAGCCACAGCGGAGACCCCAGTGATAACAGCACCGCCCACCAAAGAGGCTTGCTCCTTTGTCTTCTCAGCCACTAAAAAGCAAGCATCAATATACTTTGATTCTTATTCATAGAGAGCTTTTTTTATTTCTGCTCCTTCTTTTCAATGCTACTTTTGTGATCAATTTAAAACTAATTGCTTACATTGAATTTATAGCTTTATTGGACTTTTTAATAAGCCTGTATCCATTTCTTCAATAGAAGCCTTGATTCACTGAAAAGTGTTTCATTTGACTGTAAATTAACATTGATGTGGAGGAAATTAGAATTAATTTATGCACACAGGAACATTTTAACCAAGTTGTCTGACCTCCCATTGTTATGTGCTATCACTTTTAGCTGGCAGGACAAAAGATTCCACCCTTGAACACCAATTAATGTGAGTACACAACAGATAGGATTATGAACATGCATGTCTGTAACAATTTTAGAATAGCGTGTTTTTGAAGAACTTTAAAAAttcaatgggccgaaaattgcggcctctctgggtgcgtacgatgagtgcatgcacccgaagaggcctcgcaaatgccggttattGGCGCGCAGTGCACATGCGCCAAGAATCAGCTTTtacaatctgtcaaaatgtcttttgacagatcacacACATCCATGGGCGAATAACATCtgtggggcagagattgggctatttgcccaactcttgcccagcgaatgtactTCAAAcctttacgtctggtaaaagcaggtgcatagcctactttctagaatatagaaaaattaaatttagggCTGGAATTTCCAAGGGCTTACTGCtcggtttctgggcagtattggccattaTGGGTGGTAATCAGGTGATTGAAaatttccttacctgagttacaCCGGTGGTTTTGAGGTACCGCTACGGAGCGGACTGCCCTCGTGCACcgtcctgagatcgccctggcgcgatatttggctcagcagtgacctgtaggtaagtttttaaaaaacgcccacgaggatcagcggagctgggcgataggtgagtagctcttcaagaaaaaggttagtaattgttttttactaattattttaaaaatgtgttgtggtgatttagtctTAAACTGTCTTGGGAATTTTTTTTGATTTGTTAGTtgatgttttttaaaaattatttttattatttttctggtgttaggcccaacccgcagcctcggggtaaatatttattgatttttaaaatttttcgcTCAATTTGTTTACGaactgcccaatcgaccctaaattgcacttttttgccCGGAATGggcgtgcaaggcccatgtttttcagtCGGCGGATTTTTATGgggggggaagttttcgccggcgataatcgtcCCAGTCTTAACAGCCTTTTGGGCCGCGATCGGGTGCTGGTGGAGTGATAGGAAACTCTAGCCCTTAATCATTTATttgtatattaaaaaccctgtccattaaggtaagtttatttttaaccctattaaaacatgttaaaaaaattcaaataatatgtttttctaaaacatttaattacattcaatttcaattgattttaaatatgtgaggtattttttttagtttaattgctttgtgtttcttgtttttgcgggttattctcattgataataatgggatctcatacaaatggagttcccattattaacaatgagaatactagatgttcattggtggtccagacccacgtgatttCAGGATATGCATACATACCTGGAAAACATGCCCCCGTATGCTGGACTGCAAAACTAGGCCTCCAACTGCAAtcttacgttcctctgggaccaccaggtattttcgttaaaaaattctGGTCAGAGGCGTTCACCCgatggaagcctccgaccacaattttcccccccaTTAGCTTGAACAATCTGGCATCTTTCAAACTTTTCAAAAACACTATGATTGTAAATATTACAACAAGGTGTACATCATCCTCATAATTCTCCTGTGGTTTGAATCGAGCACTTTTGCAATCTAGAAATTCAGTAAGCAAAGCTTAGCAGTTCCTCAGTACAATGAGTATGTTTGTTGTCCCTTAAATTATTTGACAATATCATCATGTGCTCTTCCTTCTAAAAAAAAACATACTTTTTAATTAGAAACCTTTGTTTTCTCTTTCCTTTTTTTTGGATATTCAAGATTAACTGTCAAAATGGCAAGAATGAGATATGGAACAGatgttgtgattttttttaaagaaatatagGAGAATGTTCCTGAAAGAAAACTCATGTATCCTTAAAGACAAAGTTTGGCTATGCAGTGATGTAAATAGATTGATCATTTGGGaatttttgctacattaaaggcacaatatgAATGCAATATCTTTGTATTCTTTTTAGGCTGCAGTTATACTGTCACTTTTATGTCTCTGTGGCAGCAAAGCTGCGGAGTCCAGTCTGGGTCATTGGTACATTAAAGTAGGTGAAGTAAAATTCCAGGCAGTTATAGGGCTCAAACCCATTTTTCAATTTGCAGGAGGCATTATAACTCTAGTCTCCAGGAGTTTAGatatgtacaacaacaacaatttgtatttatatagtacctttaatgtagtgaaacatcccaaggcagttcacaggagtattatgagattaaaaatttgacaccgagccacataaggagaaataaggggaggtgaccaaaagcttgatcaaagaggtaggttttaaggagtgtcatgaaggaggaaagggaggtagaaaggcgaagaggtttaggcagggagttctagagcttagggcctaggcaacagaaggcagtcgAAAACTACAGCTCAGGATTGAAGTATATTAAAATCATTCTTTTTTTTTGCATTAATAGCATTAATTCCGTCCTTGATTTTACATTTTCATTTGCTTTTAGTATGATTTTCACTTATGAGCATAATCACATTATGTCCATAGTATACACACAAGTTTCACCCTGGATTGGCTATGGAAACACGGACATGTTTAGTGCATAACTCTGGTCTCTACAATCATCTGAATATAGACTGCTTTCAGACCGGTATGTGCAGTATAACTGTAGCCTTAAATTATTAACAGACCTCTTGGTATCCTTATATTAAACAAATTCAAATTGTTCGTGAAGATGACAGTCCAGAAATTATTGTTTGCTACATTAGCAAATGTGCAGTTAAAAGTATTCGTGTGACATTACTTTGTCcactttttaaaatggagactttaacctgtttattttaaatgagtaACATCCCGTAAAATAGCCCGTAAAGTAAGTATTCATACAGTAATATCGCACATGGTAATTCTAAACTTCGGTATGTGTTTATAACATCACATTGTAAAATCCAGGTTAACTCAATACATTCATCTGTAAGGCAAACTTTCGAAGAAATGTTAAACCTTATTGCAGTGAAACTAATTCATGCTTTTAACTTCGCCATTTGCAACAGTTACAATTAACGGATATACAGGCTGGTACGTTCTTTATTCAGCTACAGGTACACTGTAAATGTAAGCTACACTCCAGGTAAATCCGCTCATTTTTCACGACACGCTCTGTTGAACTATGATAATTACTGGAATGTCCCACATCGTGTTAATGGATTGATCACTTTCTGAGATTAACATTTACGATCCAACCGATGCACAACCAACATCTTCACCGGCCCTTGATATCGACGATAGAAAGCGTGTGATTTCCGTCCATTGATTAAATCAAGTTCAAAAATGTTACTTTTGTATCGCTACACATTTTCATTGTTTTAATCATGTAAACATTCGTGAGAATTTACCTGAAACGACACTTGAAACACCCTCTTTGGTTTTGGACCCTAAGAAAAGGTTAAATATAAAGATCATTATCCTAGAGCATTGGCAGAATCCATAATTTTGCAAACGATTTCTAGATCCCCTTTGAATTGAACATTTCTTGCTATATGCCACCATTATTTTTGCTATTTTTAAAGGCAGTCGTGCCGCTGAGAATGTGTTGGATGCCACATCCTTGGAAAGAGGATATTTTTTCGCAGGGCTGAAAGAGAGTGCCATATGGCTGGTCCATCTGCTTAAGCGAAAATAAGCCCTTTGAGACTGAATCAGACCCCAGCGAACAGCGAAAGCAGCTCTCGGCGGAGAAGACGTCGATCTCCCGAGATAAAACGGTTTCCCTTTTATTTTTAGCAACAGATACAGTTAATTTGTATTTTGAATATTCACTAAAAAGGCCGCTTTAGCATATTATAATGTTACGACTATAAAAGTCACCCATCTAGTGGCTGTCGGAAGGGACGTTTCATCATGTAACTGGAAGGGACGATACGACCTTACATTACACATTCATCGGCTTTAAATTCACCATGCCCAATCTGTACATACCAACGTACAGCACTCCCTCTTTAGTCTTCTCTGCCGCCTCTGCTACACCCTGCTTGGTTTTCTCAGCTGCTGCAGCCACTCCTTCCTTCGCTTTGGACAATCCTTTCATGAAAACATCCATTTTGGTCCTCGGTCAATGGAACACTGTAGAACAAACATCTACTAAATCTGATTTATTCACA is a genomic window of Pristiophorus japonicus isolate sPriJap1 chromosome 4, sPriJap1.hap1, whole genome shotgun sequence containing:
- the sncb gene encoding beta-synuclein; this encodes MDVFMKGLSKAKEGVAAAAEKTKQGVAEAAEKTKEGVLYVGSKTKEGVSSVVSVAEKTKEQASLVGGAVITGVSAVAQKTVDGAGNIAAATGLVKKEDFPSEVKPEEVGEEAVEETIGESTMEPGGEVEPEAYEEAPQGEYQEYEPEA